From the genome of Phoenix dactylifera cultivar Barhee BC4 chromosome 17, palm_55x_up_171113_PBpolish2nd_filt_p, whole genome shotgun sequence:
tgttttttttatgtttttcggATGTTTTTTTTTAggctttttgatgtttctatgattccGGTTTAACCTAGATAATACATCCTAGATAATACATCTTATtactttaaaatgatacaaatcataaaatgaaaacaacataaaatattctcaaatcaagatacaatcaattacatacttttaaagtccaacatatatatggatatctaaaatcggatcgAGTAGCGATGCATCTCGTAAATATCCAGATCATTAGCATAATCAGGAGGCACATCAACCCACTCCTCTAACCAAGGGGCATTGTAGTCTTATACGTTCATCCCATAAGAAATGTGCGCCGAGTTTTAAGCACTCTCGGATCCCTCACTGAAGCTCTGGCTAATAATACGGCTGTGGAGGGGCCTATCCGAATATGCCAACAGCAAATTCCGACTCGTAAGATGCTCCAGACTGTGTAGGATAGTAGCCACCGAAAGATGCCTCAAATGCTCTATATTTATATCCGTATCCGTATGAATCATAGGCTGTCTGTGGCTGCGGATAATAGAATCCAGTATACGATTCGAAATCTGATACGTTTATGGATCCTACTTCACGTGCGAGATCATCTGCAATTGCATCGTGTCCTCCTGAATGACCTCGAGAAGCCCATCTCCTATATGCAATCGTATTTTCACGGATTCTATCAGATCGTGTATCGTGATCCCTATCCTATATAGCATGCATAAATTAGAACTCACCGGTATATCGAAGACCACCCTGCGGCTGTCTCATAACCAGTAGCTTGCATGCCCCTAAATACGTttctaattttataattttttcttattttttatttatttatcaaatttattcttttttaatccaaatatatatttttaatttttaaaaattatataaaatccaaaaattaaatatttttatgtcAGCGTATATATTGTCCATAAATCTATATCATATAAAAAATCAAGTCCAAatcgaaaaatttggcataatctcttattttgtaatttttgaactattttttcaagcccttcccaaaaaaagaaaggaaagagataAGAGAGAGGAAGCACGCCTTATTTAACCTTGGCTCTTCCTTCTGATAGCCTGAATCAATGTTGTTTATGAATTTTTTAGAAAGGAGAAGCCTTGGCTCTATGTGGACTGACCGTTAGGAAAGCCTTCTCGGGCCTTCCCCTTCGGTGGCGTTGGGCTTTTAAAGCTAGCTCTAACACTGTGGCATGCCACAATAATGCCACAGTGTTCCTTGActcggttcgcaccgagtcggCATCGAATCGGACGGAACCATTTTTAGAAAGCGAACCGACCTGATTTCGTACCGGGACGGTTTAGTACTGTCTAATTTGGCAGACCTTGAGTCCTAGTTATCTAAGATTCAGAGTAGATTGATTATGCATCTGAAAAGTTTTATTTGCAGTTAGTTGCTACTTCATATGAGATTTTAAAGTTTTTAGCTAATCTTAAGGCCTGTTCTATAGTAACATATCAAGAAAAGCTGGATAATCCTGCTGGATGTGGATCGGGCAGCTCATTTGGGTACGGCCCACATCAACCTAGCCCTGCCCCCACCTTGCAAGTTTGTATCCTGCAAGGGGGGAAAATGGATTGTCGTgagtcttttcttttcccttgcaGGTTACAGGCTGGAGGGACCAGTTGATGTGGGTTGTGCCCAGATGGGCTACTCAGTCCCCAAATCTAGTGGGATTGATCTGGTTGTTCCTGTTGAATTACctaagcaagcacctaggggtTTCTAAAACTTTTAGGAATTTTAATATTCAACATTCGAGATAAAATTTCAGCACAGTTCAGCAATAGCTCATCCTAGTCACCAAATAAGAGAAACCAACCTAATGAAGCCCATATCGGATAAGAAGGCTCCGGACATCATGCACCATAGACAAGATAAAGGGATGCCTATTTCCACTTAGGTACATGAAAAGGATTGtgggaaaattaaaaaaataaaaaagtgtgacaggaaaagagagaaagagggaggaaaaggaaaagagaggaaagaaggaaagaaacgaAAGAAAAGGAGATCATTACCTAGGCTGTCTGCTACTCTTTCTATCCCTTTTCCTAATTTTACAGTACATTTCTCCTTTATTTCCATCTTTTGGATCATATGATTGTCCTAAGGCCTATAGGATCTAGACTAGGATTTTTCTCATagtataaaaagaagaaggatacAATGTAAAAAAGCAATAATGAACAAAACAAATTACATTTTCATGATTTTCTATTTCCTTCTTTTGTTCTCTTTGGGCTCAAAAATTCACCCCAAATCATGGATAAATGGTATGATTTCCTGCGggctttttttttagcaaaaaagaTTGGAAAGGTAATTCTGATGCAACCGAAAAATCAGATCTTATCCGAAAATTAGATTTAGCCCCTCCAATGGATTCGATATGTAAACTGGGTCTACATTGAATTGGTAATCTTATCTTCTTCCTTGTAGAAGGTTATGGTGGCTTTGGCTTTAACTAAGAGAATGAAACATAAGTTCTATCATCAAATCCACAACCAAAGGGAGGCTTCCGTGCCATTAGTGGAAGACCTACCTGCACTTGTGGCAAGCATCTCAAACATCTGGATCATATAAGTTATCCCAATTTTTGGTATCTTAAGAGTAACAAAGGGTTCCAAGCAGTTTCTTTTCAAAAGAATCATTAGGTAAACTTCTTTTTGATTGAATACCTAGTTAAAATGTCCTTTTCATCCATCTTGAGAAGCTAGGGTTTGAAGGTACAATGAGAGGGAAAAGATTCAGGGAGTCTGATAAGGAAGCAAAGGCACTTGTTTGCCAGATGGAACATTTGTGTGGTTTCTTTCTAGTTGTCTACTTGAGCTTCGGCACCCTTTGAAAGACATGGCGATCAAAATTGCAAAATTGTTTTATAATAGGTTTTCTCTAAAAAGGTGTACCTTATACCCTTAGGACGTATATGCACTGAGAGATCATGAATCTAAAACTTTGCTTATGGTGTTTTTGATGTTGCTTCTACTTCTATAATAAGGTTTTACAAGGACTGTGATTTAAGTGTTTTAAGTTGTTTCTACTTCTATAATAGGGTTTTGCAAGGACTTTGATTTAAGTGTTTTAACGAGAGCTGAGAAGAACTCCACATGCTCAATTTTTGGTAAACTTTCAATGCAGAGAAACAGTTcagtaagaagaaaaaaaatattgagataaCAAGCTCATGTCTCACGAGAACTAGTGTTAACCTAATCAGAAATAGGATTTAGTATTTAGACATGGAATCAACCACTTACTTGGAACAAACCATGCAAGTCCAACTTAGATAGAGAGTGGGTTTCAGTTTATAAGTTTGACTTAGAACACAATGTATTCAATCTCAAGGACGAAATTTTGCAAAACTTCATTGACCTGAAAGGAGGCTTAGGGCTGAATCAAGGACTTGCACCTAATCCTCAAACTCAGATTTTGGTGAGGGGCAGGTTGGTGATGAGTCAGATTAGATTTGAATTACCAAATTATTAGCACCGTCAATGAGCTTGCTTTCAGGTAAGATATATTTGTCAATTATAGGAAATACAAGTGCCACTTCCAAGACTAGAAAGATTGCAAGTTGGATCGAGCAGGTTAAGGAGGTCACAAATTATATTCAGGGGTAGAACCATGATTTCTGAGAGATCATGCTAATGTTGGCTCACTACCaaaaattgtaaaaaaaaaaataattaaatgaaGACAAAAatacattaaatatatattatacagATAAAAATGTTTTGAaatatttaaacaattatgattatattaaaatttgaaattttaaaatactATAATTAGAAACAATGAAAAATAGCTTACTGGTGAACTCCAGTAAAGATTTCTATCACTTTTCATGCATCTGGTAACTGACTACTATCGATGGAGGAACGAAGAGACAAAGAAAAGGGAATTAAGTTAGGACATCATTCATCAAGATTATGATAAGGAGATTTGTTTGCAACTTCAAATTTATTCTAATTTAGTTGAGGGCCTTTTTTGCAAGCATTGACTACTCAGATATGATAGCAACTAAGAACTCTATGAGAGAAAAGAGCCCCAACCTAATCTGCAAGAAATTTAGTATTTTGGTAGCCTGAGCAGTTTAATACTAAGTACCCTCACACGCAATTCTCATGTTCCTATGTTTTGCACCCTCGGTTGCATTTGGATGCTGAATAGCTAACTATCACCTGCATAACTTTAACCTTCGGTATTCATCCCCTAATCAGCTAACCAGCGAATAACTTCATTTACTATTTGGATGGTGCTCCCATGGTTAGTGGGATAAAATAGTGGATAAAGCAAAGAGGGAGCAGGAGAGTTTTGGGTGGCGGAAGACGTTCCACCTTCCCCACCTTGAAATAACTTTAAACTGGTTAAGCACCCTTTTCACCCTTTGACCAAATAAGTTTATTCATCACGTAAAAAGTGGTATTGGCTGGTCAGCTAGATAACCATATATTATCTATCATTTAACCAACTTCCAAACACAGTCCTagtataatttataaattagaaAGTGCTGACTGGACAGGTTATTGTGAGAAAATTCTCTTTGGTTTATTTGAATTCCTAATTTGACCATCAATGGGCATCACATGGACTACGAGTGGGGAACTGAGCCAAGAGGGAAGGGGGCCATGATTGGGATTTGACTGATTTTAGCAGGAGACCAGAAGTGGAACTCAGTGGGGCCACTAGGCACACGATTGAGCGCCTAAGGGCATTAGAGTAATTGAGAGGGGACCATGGGCCATCTTCTATGTAATGCAGCTCCATCCCTGATCATATTTGACAATCCATTAAACCTAACTAGAAACCCCACCTTTACGCATCATaagcaagagagaagagagaaagagagagagagagagagagagagagagaagggagcaaCAATAACTGTATCCAATGGCCATGGGATCTAGAGGCTTCAAGTGGCAATGGTAGAGTTAAAGTGTTTGTAGGTCTCtttctctcccccctcctttcctcctcctcctattcCTCCTCACCTCCATTTCTTTCGATTTCTTTTTTCCTATTGTCACAACTTGAAACCTTTGCTTCTATGCATCTGAGCATATTGGAGGGAAAGAGCATAAGATGGCTCCTCATAGTCCCACCTTTTAGCACTAGAGCTCCTTCCCCTCCTGTTTCACCCTCTCTTGCTGACTTGTTGCATTACATCAAAAGAAAGTCGTCCACCAATAATGTCCTCAAATGATTGTTGTGTCAGAAGTGCACAATAGCAAGTAAATTGATGAATTATTGTTAAGTGATAGAACTGATCTTCATGACAACCATTATAACCAATGGACGTCTTCTACCTTATTTCTTCAAACATtagattataaatatattttcttgtaTGAATTTTGGCTTTTCTATTGATAGATTGTTTTGAATAGACTGACATTTTTTGACTGATAGATCAATTAGGCATACTGGCATTCTTATTAATTGTTGtaatcaaaaaataacaaaaataaatgtGTAATAACTAGGTttgttaaaaatatttgttcatTCGTTGCAATATCCTTGTATCATTAtcccttttttttcaaattttgtggTATAcagcatgttcatataatgcTATATCCTAATCAATTATCTCATTCCATCTTCATGCTTCACAGACAGGTATAGATAATAATCGATCATTGGTGAGTGCATTTAGGACAAAAAACAAGTTTCACCTCTTTCTGGCCTACTTTTATGTACTTGCTGCATAACATATTCCTAGTTATGTAATATTCTGAGTATAAGCAACATTAAATGAAATAAGTCCACAGTTAAAGCATTGCATTATTTAACTAGTATATCAGATATTACACTGTGACTAGCTGATAAATAAGTTTGGACAGAATTTGCCAATACGAACTGCTAGATAATGATTTAGAACAACCATGCAAACTAAAAGGCTGATAGAACATTGGATCTTCCAGTCTGCATGACAATATAGTCTAGTCAGTACTAAGACATTCAGAAACCGGTAAATAACTACGAAAACTGAACAGCTCCTTGAATGTTTAAATGGGTACCACATAGGTTGATAGGCATCACATAGCTGTTTGCATTACTGTTTACGAACTTTAAGTGCCGAttttaaaaaatgaaacaagggAATGTCAAAAAGATttgaagatgataatcaaagagTAGTAGTTGGAAAGAGTGTAATTCTGATGGTGCAAGAATATGGAAGAATGTCATCGGTCAGGTAGAGAGTGCAAACTAGGAACTAAGATAAAAGATACAAAAAaggtcaaaaaaattaaaagagcaCACACAGATTTATGTCCTCAACAGGGAAAAATTAACATCAAGAAAAAATGATCATGAACTTTTATTTCCAGACAAGATTAGTGGCTAGTTTaagtacaaaaaaaaacaaacaattcAGGAAATCAAATACTATTCAATACTCCAAGCCAAAAGCAAGACATCCAACATAGTTATAGCAGTACAAATTTATGAAATAGAATAACAAGACATATCACTTTATGAGACGCATGCACGTCATGGATGATATGTTTTGAAGCAATCTATATAgacaagaaatatatatatagttcgAAGCAATCAATAAGGACAAGCAAAATATATGGCAAATTAGATTATGATAAAGACAAACTAAATATGCAAGTATCCCCTTTCAGAAAGATGAGAGGTTAGCGGCCAAATGAGTGTTTTAATATCCCATAACCATGTGAATTATCTACATAGTTGAAATATTTGTATCAGGATCAACTAAATTCCGTGTTACCCCTAAACAGGCAGTAAACCTACAACTGCCATGTAACCTTATTACTGTTTAACCTGCCTTCTATAATAATCTTCACCATCAGGCACAAAAACAATGGCATGCATCTTCATGATAACATAAAGATCTTCCAACAGTTCTCAGAAAAGTAAAAGTGAAACAAAAAAATATGGTACCTATAGAATTCCCTTATTGCTGATAATGACTTTTCTAGAAAAACCTCTTCAGACAATGGTTTTGCTTCAGAAGATGCAACCGCACTGCCACTTAAAGATCCCTGCGCATGACCAGCAGAAATGGTAGATGCCGCAGATCGTTCAAAAGAACGATCGGCAATCTTGTCCCTGCTTCCTAAATAAGTATTACGATCTTGAGGATTCAGTTGATCATGGCTTGCTCCAGAGAACCTATCTGGCATATATTTTGGCACCATTTCTTCTTTTAAGTTATAAGGTGTCCGATCAGGTGCTGGGCTGCAGCCATTTGGACCTGATGGCATTCTGCGACTATCACCAACATTTGAAGAAATATCAGCCATGGGAGCACCTGGCATCAAAGACTGTGCTCGAACAGACATGCCCCTAGCGAGACCACCTTGTGGGCCAAGGGTAATTGAATCATCATCAGTAAGTCTTTGAGGAAGGGGAACTGACAATGTTCTACTTTCAAATGGATGTCTATCCTCTGATCGAACATCTTGAGTTCCATATCCACGGACCTGAGGAGGTAAATTGCGTACACTACCAATCTGGGAGCTTGGAGAAGGTAATATAGTGGACCCCCTTGGACCATAATCAACAGGTGGTCCTCTTCTTGAGACGGAAATACCAGAACCACGAGTTGATCTGCTTGCTTGAGCGTGACGCTCCTGAGCTGCATCTCTATGCACCTCCTCAATTTTCTTTGGGCCTTCAACTTTCCTTCTTTGTTGCCATTTATTCTTCCTCAGATCAATTGCATCCTTCAGCATGAACCTAACCCGAGATGATAGCTTCTGATTTATTGATAGTTTTGCCATCATGTCAAAATATGCGTCCATATGTTCCTTGGCCTTGGGGTGGTCTATCATCTCACCAATTGTACTCATCAACTTGCACAAAGCTTCAATATCTTCCTCATCAGGATTCTGATACTGCCCAAGCAATTTCTTGATGCATTCATGCATAATTCTCTCAGTCAACATTCTTTTCTTGTACAATTCCCCAATTAACCGGATATTTCCCAGCATACGCCTCCGTGCCTTGatctttttctcctccttttcctgTTCAGATTTTTCAGTCTCACCTTCCTCTTCAGGTTTATTAGCCTCAGCTTGCTCTCTCTCACCTCTTTCAAATTCCTCTTGGCACTTGTTTAAGAGCAACCTTTTAAAGGTAATCTTTTCATTGCCCTCTGTGAAATCAGGTAATTCACGAGCAAGATGATAACAGAAATCAGCATACATCTCACAAAAAGTTGGCTCCATCAAAGCTTTGTCAAAAATCTGATCGATAACACCAGTAAGAGTAACAGTATTGTCAATATTAACCTCTTGGACTTGCtgaaatagcttctcaaaattcTGAGGCGTCAGCTTGTTCAGTATGCCTTTCAATTGCCTTTGCTTTGCCTCTTCTTCGTCATTCACCTTACCCACTAAATATCTATTCGGAGCTTTGTGCATTACTTGTGCAGGCGTTTGAGGAGAAGGAATTAACCCTCTTTGAGTGCCAGAACGCTGCCACCTGTCTGCATCAGCACCATTTCGTTGTATTCCTCCCTGAGTTGCCAGTGACTGCATTGGCCCGGAGGGAATCCCTCCAGCAAACTGACTAGATGACTGCCCACGTGGATGTCTCAAAACTCCTTGGTTAACTCCTTGTCCTGGCCGAAAGTTCATAATAGATGATCCATGAGCCATCTCTGGCCGAAGATCACGTACAGAAGCAAAAGAACTAGACGCTTTCATCCATTTATCATCATCCACAATGCCAACCATACGGCGATCCGCCCGGGAAGCTCCTGGAGATCTATCTGTAATCCTTCCAGGACTTGGGTAGGTTTCACGATCAACAATACGGGAAGCGCCAACTGAGACACTCATCAAAAAATCAGCTATATCAGATCTAATCTCAAACCCTGCAGGAAGATCAGCACATTGCTCAGAAAAGGTTAATAGAAAATCCCTGGAATACTTCTTCCTCATAGTCTCATTTCTGTTATCATTCTTTGCTTGACTAGCTTGCAGTCCATCCTCTGATATTCTCAATTTTGGGGTGGAGATATCGGCAGCATCTTCCCAATCATCCACTTCAACTTTACTCTGCTCATCTCCCTCAACAGCAACAATGTCTTTATCAGTATCAGCGGTCACATGTTTTCCATCCGCTACTGCAGAACTATCCACACTTTCTGAGCTATTAGTAATTTCATGTTTTTCTTCAGGACCCTTGTATGCAGTGTAAAGATCAGAAGTTCCCGCAGCTTCAGCCTTTGAAAgaatttctctcttcttcttctttttcccagAAGCAGGCTTACCCCGGGGAGGCTCCAAAAAAGACTTATCCTTGGGTCCAGATGACAAAGCAGAAACCAGATCCCCACTAGACAGCTCCATAGCTTTTCCTTCCAGTTTTATGGTCACTTTAGAAGTAACAGGGGCTGAAATAGCAGCTGTCTCTGGTTGTGAGGCATCATGTTCACTCAAGCCAGCATCGTGGCTGTGTAATGCTTTACTTGTATTTGAGATGGCATCTGGAGAGGAAGGCTTTTCTTCTTCAACATTTACAGATGAAAGATGACATGAAGGAACCGCATCAGCTTCTGTGAAGTCTGAAGATGACCTAGCAGATATGTCTATTTCCTCAGTTGTCTTCCCAACCACTAAGCTTGGCTCCACTGCTTCATTGTGGGCATCAAACTGTTGCCTTTCAGCATCATAAGACTCACATACGGTTgaactttctgaattttctcccccAGCCCCATCTTGCTCGACCAGCTCAACTGGCTTTCCACCTTCGACACATTCAGTAGTGGCAGGTACTGGAAACACTTTAGAACTACCAGTCTCTCTTGAGGAATCACCAAATACTTCAGTTTCACCATTTTTATTCTTTGCCACTGTTTCTTGTCCTGGTTCAACATCCAACAAGATAGAATTTTCCCGACTAAATGTAGGATACAAATTCTCCTGTACAGTTTCATCCATCTCAAGACCACTAGATGTTGATGTCTCAGAATAACCTTTCTTTTTAACTAGAGTTATACTATCAGTTCTCCCAAAAACGTCTTGTAGTATTTCCTTCCCCAAAATAACTCCAGCTGATCCTGATTCAGTAGGCACTAATTGGCTTTCAACAGCTTTCAATATTCTGGCTTCAGTGGAACTACTCTGTTCTAAACCTGCATCTTCAGGATTTCTGGATATTTGCCAAGTTGCTGCATCTCCAGAGCCACCCTGGCTAAATGAAGACAAGTGCACACTACCTGCAGAATCAGATGTATCCACCTGCACCATCCAATCATCACCAAAAGTTGCACATAAAAATTACAatgagagggagaagaaaagaaaaggagtaaGAAACATGTCACACCTGTTGTTGGTGTTGCGAATGTCTGGGATCCTTCTTACTGGGCTTTTTCAGGTGATCCTTCAATGAGTCCGATCTTCGAATAGGTTCTTTTCTTCTGCCATCAGTTCCTGTCTCAGCAGATCCAGAATCTCCATGAGGAGCAACAAGAACTGGTGAGGTTGCAGCCTGTGTGGTTTCCAATGGCTGAGTAGATGATTTGGGCTGCTGAACAGAACTTTCTGGGCTGATTTTAATGTCATTTTGTGGATTGGAAGAAGTGGCTTCTCCAGAAGGCTTTGATATCTTAGGTGCTTCAGCATTGTTTATGGGTGGGCTAACTGTCATTAAAGTTGTCCCAGCCTTATTCCCATGCAGACCAACAACTGGCTTCACCATTCCCTGTACAGGAGCTGTTGGTTCAGATACTGGCACAGCTTCCACTTTTGGTGGTTCAGAAGGACTATGCAAAGAAGGTCCAGAATTGCTGCCAGCCATGGGCTTATGGACAGATGTGTTCATAAATGGAATGCCTTGGCCACTCTGGCCAACTGAATAGCTATATCTTGGTACCTGTGAACCAGAATGCAACTGGCTGCTTGTCAAAGGAAGAGAAGTTGAGCTAGGGAAGAACATCTGTGATGAGCTATAAGCATTAGGTTGCAATGGAGGATAGTAATGCGGGGGAGCAAGTGATGCAACTGGTTGAGATTGAGACGTTACATTAGGAAGGGGCCTTTGCCCTCCAGAACCACCATCTGCATATGAATCTGTCCTTCTGTCAAGTTTCAGCTCCTCATGCGTCTCTGGGTGAGTTATCTTTACAGTGGTCTTACGAGGAGCACCTAATTTTCCAGGCTGCTGTTGTACAAATTGGGGCGTGGCAATACCCATTCCCATGCCTCCTATCTGTGGAGGCAGCTGATGGCCCATTTGAGGTGCAAAGCCCAAGCCTTGTGCCTGGTGAATTATGGCCTGAGGCTGCAGAGGATGAGACTGGAGACCATGGAGAAACATCTGTTGTGGTACTTGGGGGATACTTCCAACAGGTAAAGTCATTGGCATTTGCAGTGAACTGGCTGCAGCACCCTGTGACTGCATCTGAGGGCTGGGCCCACCAAATTGCAGGGGAACTTGCGGATGTTGAAAGGCCACCGGCACAGACAACCCAGCCATGGGAAGAACAGAAGATTTGGGTAGTGGTACAGCAGGGGAACCTGAAATTTGTGTGTGCCCATCCTGCTTTACCTGAGCAGGAGGTTGAGATTCTCCTGTATTTGATTGGTTAAGACCACTCATATCCTTCTTAGGTTGTTGAGGATGCTGTGATCTAGAGGGTATAGGCACTTTCGGCATCATCCCGAATGAACCATGGCGAGCCTGCATGATTGAATTCAAGattataaaagaagaaaaattgaaatttgaaaaaaaaaaaaacgataaTGGTTATTAGGTGTCTATTTGACAGTGATCAAAACTTCCTCAAAATGCAGACTCAACATTTGGACAAAATGACCCAACCCAAGCCAGAGCAGTTATGCATCTGTTTGATATGTATCAAAAATCACAGTGTTTGATTCATCCAAACTTATAAAGCTACAAAGTGATACGAGTAATATGGAATATGGACAGCTACAGGAATATAATGTCTGTTCATCAATCATCAAAGCAAAATTAATTTGAATATCAACATACAACCCAATTTTTTTGTGTGAAAAGGTAACAGTACAGTATCAACAAACCTGCTCATCCAGATTAGGTGGAGCTGACGTAGTCCGAGCAGGAATCTACATTGATCATTTTGCCAAATCAGAAGGTGCattgcaaaaaataaaataaaataaaatcaacaGCAGCCAAAacaaatagagaaaaaaataacttGAAGCATAAAGCAAGAATATTTACCTGCATTCCATCCATGAGACCAGGACTTATAGACCCAAATTGGAGAATAAATGTCTTCGGTCCATCACCTGAAGGAAAGAAACATTTAACAAATGAACCTAAttgcaataaaattaaaaaatagttcTCACtgcaataaattaaaaaaaaatagctttcacATTTGAAGATGACCTCCTGCAGAGATGTTATCACTATTTGCAAACCATGCACCAAAAACAGTCAGTATAGAAAGGAGAAAAGGCATCTAAACATACCCAACGCACTAGAGAGAAAACattcaaataataatattaataaatgCACAAGAATTACCTTTGGCTGGAGTCACAGGGGCTGCTGCAGAATCTGAAGCTCCTGCAGCAGAACGAGGAATCGGAGCACTTGGGTGGGCTCGCGAACTTCTCGGGAT
Proteins encoded in this window:
- the LOC103707362 gene encoding eukaryotic translation initiation factor 4G-like isoform X2; protein product: MSFNQSRVDRSDGQQLRKSGRSGSSGQHRGYSSGGGKGGGGSAPPPQLSSSSSLPPSSSTHPPLSSNRSFKKSGNGQGGSSRGNSSSSGASVAVASAAPVAPRAVQNGPSDAPAPSAARPVDAPIPRSSRAHPSAPIPRSAAGASDSAAAPVTPAKGDGPKTFILQFGSISPGLMDGMQIPARTTSAPPNLDEQARHGSFGMMPKVPIPSRSQHPQQPKKDMSGLNQSNTGESQPPAQVKQDGHTQISGSPAVPLPKSSVLPMAGLSVPVAFQHPQVPLQFGGPSPQMQSQGAAASSLQMPMTLPVGSIPQVPQQMFLHGLQSHPLQPQAIIHQAQGLGFAPQMGHQLPPQIGGMGMGIATPQFVQQQPGKLGAPRKTTVKITHPETHEELKLDRRTDSYADGGSGGQRPLPNVTSQSQPVASLAPPHYYPPLQPNAYSSSQMFFPSSTSLPLTSSQLHSGSQVPRYSYSVGQSGQGIPFMNTSVHKPMAGSNSGPSLHSPSEPPKVEAVPVSEPTAPVQGMVKPVVGLHGNKAGTTLMTVSPPINNAEAPKISKPSGEATSSNPQNDIKISPESSVQQPKSSTQPLETTQAATSPVLVAPHGDSGSAETGTDGRRKEPIRRSDSLKDHLKKPSKKDPRHSQHQQQVDTSDSAGSVHLSSFSQGGSGDAATWQISRNPEDAGLEQSSSTEARILKAVESQLVPTESGSAGVILGKEILQDVFGRTDSITLVKKKGYSETSTSSGLEMDETVQENLYPTFSRENSILLDVEPGQETVAKNKNGETEVFGDSSRETGSSKVFPVPATTECVEGGKPVELVEQDGAGGENSESSTVCESYDAERQQFDAHNEAVEPSLVVGKTTEEIDISARSSSDFTEADAVPSCHLSSVNVEEEKPSSPDAISNTSKALHSHDAGLSEHDASQPETAAISAPVTSKVTIKLEGKAMELSSGDLVSALSSGPKDKSFLEPPRGKPASGKKKKKREILSKAEAAGTSDLYTAYKGPEEKHEITNSSESVDSSAVADGKHVTADTDKDIVAVEGDEQSKVEVDDWEDAADISTPKLRISEDGLQASQAKNDNRNETMRKKYSRDFLLTFSEQCADLPAGFEIRSDIADFLMSVSVGASRIVDRETYPSPGRITDRSPGASRADRRMVGIVDDDKWMKASSSFASVRDLRPEMAHGSSIMNFRPGQGVNQGVLRHPRGQSSSQFAGGIPSGPMQSLATQGGIQRNGADADRWQRSGTQRGLIPSPQTPAQVMHKAPNRYLVGKVNDEEEAKQRQLKGILNKLTPQNFEKLFQQVQEVNIDNTVTLTGVIDQIFDKALMEPTFCEMYADFCYHLARELPDFTEGNEKITFKRLLLNKCQEEFERGEREQAEANKPEEEGETEKSEQEKEEKKIKARRRMLGNIRLIGELYKKRMLTERIMHECIKKLLGQYQNPDEEDIEALCKLMSTIGEMIDHPKAKEHMDAYFDMMAKLSINQKLSSRVRFMLKDAIDLRKNKWQQRRKVEGPKKIEEVHRDAAQERHAQASRSTRGSGISVSRRGPPVDYGPRGSTILPSPSSQIGSVRNLPPQVRGYGTQDVRSEDRHPFESRTLSVPLPQRLTDDDSITLGPQGGLARGMSVRAQSLMPGAPMADISSNVGDSRRMPSGPNGCSPAPDRTPYNLKEEMVPKYMPDRFSGASHDQLNPQDRNTYLGSRDKIADRSFERSAASTISAGHAQGSLSGSAVASSEAKPLSEEVFLEKSLSAIREFYSARDEGEVSLCIKELNCPNFYPAMISLWVTDSFERKDMERDLLARLLVNLCKSRDSLLSQVQLIQGFVSVLTLLEDAVNDAPRAAEFLGRIFARVILENVVPLRDIGKLIHEGGEEPGRLLGIGLAAEVLGSILEVIKMEKGDAVLNEICLSSNLRLEDFRPPHPIKAKKLDAFL